A genome region from Microbacterium sp. CGR2 includes the following:
- a CDS encoding response regulator transcription factor, whose translation MMATIRTFLVDDHELVRRGVAGLLSTQADIEVVGEASTAAQARSRIRATTPDVVILDVRLPDGNGIDVCRDVRSTNPSTRCIILTAYNDDEAIYAAVLAGASGYVLKDVRGSGLVEAIRAVAEGRSLLDPALTRRVVERLRSPHSRDPRLGSLGRREQQILTLIAEGMTNREIGHSLALAEKTVKNYVSSLLSKLGLHRRTQAAVFHLESREPHRGANPSRTDPVVDSV comes from the coding sequence ATGATGGCGACGATCCGCACCTTCCTGGTCGACGACCACGAACTGGTACGGCGTGGTGTCGCCGGACTGTTGTCGACGCAGGCGGACATAGAGGTCGTCGGCGAAGCCAGCACCGCGGCACAAGCCCGTTCCCGCATCCGCGCGACGACTCCTGACGTCGTGATCCTCGACGTCAGGCTGCCGGACGGGAACGGGATCGACGTGTGTCGCGATGTGCGGTCGACGAACCCGAGCACCAGGTGCATAATCCTCACCGCCTACAACGACGACGAGGCCATCTACGCGGCGGTCTTGGCCGGCGCATCCGGTTATGTGCTGAAGGACGTCCGCGGTAGCGGGCTCGTGGAGGCGATCCGTGCAGTGGCAGAGGGGCGGTCACTCCTCGACCCCGCCCTCACCCGGCGGGTGGTCGAACGCCTTCGCTCGCCGCATTCGAGAGATCCTCGGCTCGGCTCACTGGGCAGGCGGGAACAGCAGATCCTGACCTTGATCGCCGAGGGGATGACCAATCGGGAGATCGGTCATTCTCTCGCCCTCGCCGAGAAGACCGTCAAGAACTACGTATCGTCGCTCCTCAGCAAACTGGGTCTGCACCGGAGAACGCAGGCAGCCGTGTTCCACCTCGAATCCCGCGAACCTCATCGTGGCGCGAATCCATCGAGAACCGATCCCGTCGTCGACTCGGTGTAG
- a CDS encoding ABC transporter substrate-binding protein gives MKKHLRVLTLFATASLAVTAAGCSSGGGDAGSGDGPEPVVMWGSWSGDQVDQLEEQAARFNESQDDYEVSYVPQELVEEKLLTALAGGQVPDVVLWDRYQTSLYAPKGALAPIDEFVEEDAIDTSIFYEPALEEMKVDDTLYGLPLLVDNRSLLYNKTLLEEAGVEPPTDWDELKTAAEALAVSEGSKLKQAGLDLSDPGLFNMYLAQAGGQLLNDDQTKTAYNSPEGLEVLEFWKSLLDADVYEQGFGDTGDSFAESKTAMKLDGPWALSTLNQVEGLEYGVVPPPAGPDGDTGAYMGGFGLVIPEGAKNAEGAWEFMKWWTTEAENGVAFGEIAGWIPANIEAANDPYFTENEHYAAFIETMNYAQARPNVKGYSDVDGKALVPALERFLSGEISAEQALKDAQEQGDQILEQNR, from the coding sequence ATGAAGAAACACCTGCGAGTCCTCACCCTGTTCGCCACCGCGTCACTCGCCGTCACCGCGGCCGGATGCTCCTCCGGCGGCGGCGATGCCGGCAGCGGAGACGGCCCCGAACCCGTCGTCATGTGGGGATCCTGGTCGGGCGACCAGGTCGACCAGCTCGAGGAACAGGCTGCGCGGTTCAACGAATCGCAGGACGACTACGAAGTGTCCTACGTGCCTCAGGAGCTCGTCGAGGAGAAGCTGCTCACCGCCCTCGCCGGCGGTCAGGTGCCCGACGTCGTGCTCTGGGACAGGTACCAGACCTCGCTCTACGCGCCCAAGGGGGCCCTCGCGCCCATCGACGAGTTCGTCGAAGAGGATGCCATCGACACGAGCATCTTCTACGAGCCCGCGCTCGAGGAGATGAAGGTCGACGACACCCTGTACGGTCTGCCGCTGCTGGTCGACAATCGTTCGCTGCTCTACAACAAGACACTCCTGGAGGAAGCCGGCGTCGAACCGCCCACCGACTGGGACGAGCTCAAGACCGCGGCGGAGGCACTCGCGGTCTCCGAGGGCAGCAAGCTGAAGCAGGCAGGGCTCGACCTCAGCGACCCGGGACTGTTCAACATGTACCTCGCCCAGGCGGGCGGGCAGCTGCTCAACGACGACCAGACCAAGACGGCATATAACAGCCCGGAGGGTCTCGAGGTGCTGGAGTTCTGGAAGAGCCTCCTCGACGCCGACGTCTACGAGCAGGGCTTCGGCGACACCGGAGATTCGTTCGCCGAGAGCAAGACCGCGATGAAACTCGACGGGCCGTGGGCGCTGTCGACGCTCAACCAGGTCGAAGGCCTCGAGTACGGCGTCGTGCCCCCGCCCGCCGGCCCCGACGGCGACACCGGCGCCTACATGGGCGGCTTCGGGCTCGTCATCCCCGAGGGCGCGAAGAACGCCGAAGGCGCCTGGGAGTTCATGAAGTGGTGGACGACCGAGGCCGAGAACGGTGTCGCGTTCGGAGAGATCGCCGGCTGGATCCCCGCGAACATCGAAGCCGCGAACGACCCCTACTTCACCGAGAACGAGCACTACGCGGCCTTCATCGAGACGATGAACTACGCCCAGGCCCGACCGAACGTGAAGGGCTACTCCGACGTCGACGGCAAGGCGCTCGTCCCCGCACTCGAGCGCTTCCTCTCCGGCGAGATCTCGGCCGAGCAGGCCTTGAAGGATGCTCAGGAGCAGGGCGACCAGATCCTCGAACAGAACCGCTGA
- a CDS encoding GAF domain-containing protein, which produces MLATQGRLRSLLKANQAVVEHLELPVVLRRIVEAAVELVGARYGALGVVAADGTLEQLVHVGMTDDEMTAIGRLPSGHGLLGALIDDPRPIRLDNRSEDPRSVGLPAGHPPMDSFLGVPIRVRDEVFGNLYLSNHPGGSFTEEDEQLVTALAATAGVAIENARLFAEIRRRQAWSSASAEINETLVSSDEANSISTLAARVLRLAEADVVWVLLPTDDPKQYRVETARGLDHLAVEGSRIRIAGSVVARVLEDHHPRLIDDGSTHEVGLSTGDAIGPAMAVPLMAGGHPQGILYVARTTGRARFAASDLEMAADFAGQASLAVELTAARVDRQRMVLLEERGRIARDLHDHVIQQLFATGLDLQNVAESIAPSSVSDHITHSVSNLDAAISQIRTVIYALTPPDHDRHDTIRNRIIELAGKLSPGLARTPSVTFFGPVDLVITADLADDVIAVAREALSNVIKHADAQNTSVSLSVSEGSVSLEISDDGCGSRGVLRRSGVANLEQRALRRGGAFTFDSDATGTRLRWSVPFAPDDSLGA; this is translated from the coding sequence GTGTTGGCCACGCAGGGCCGACTGCGTTCGCTGCTGAAGGCCAACCAGGCCGTCGTCGAGCACTTGGAGCTCCCGGTCGTGCTGAGGCGGATCGTGGAGGCGGCTGTCGAACTGGTCGGCGCCCGGTACGGCGCACTCGGAGTCGTCGCGGCGGACGGCACGCTCGAACAGCTGGTCCATGTCGGGATGACGGACGACGAGATGACGGCGATCGGCCGGCTTCCGAGTGGTCACGGTCTGCTCGGCGCGCTGATCGATGACCCCCGACCGATCCGGCTCGACAATCGATCCGAGGATCCTCGGTCCGTCGGCCTCCCGGCCGGCCATCCGCCCATGGACAGCTTCCTCGGCGTGCCGATCCGGGTGCGCGATGAGGTCTTCGGCAATCTCTATCTCAGCAATCATCCGGGAGGGAGTTTCACCGAGGAGGACGAACAACTCGTGACCGCACTCGCGGCCACAGCGGGCGTCGCCATCGAGAACGCCCGGTTGTTCGCAGAGATCCGTCGTCGGCAGGCGTGGAGCTCCGCGTCGGCTGAGATCAACGAGACCTTGGTGTCCAGCGATGAGGCGAACTCCATCTCGACGCTGGCCGCCCGGGTTCTCAGACTCGCCGAGGCAGACGTGGTCTGGGTCCTGCTTCCGACGGATGACCCGAAGCAGTATCGCGTGGAGACTGCGCGCGGACTCGATCACCTCGCGGTGGAGGGGAGCCGCATCCGGATTGCGGGGTCCGTCGTGGCGCGCGTCTTGGAAGACCATCACCCGCGCCTGATCGATGACGGTTCGACGCACGAGGTCGGATTGAGCACGGGCGACGCGATCGGGCCTGCCATGGCGGTTCCGCTCATGGCAGGGGGCCATCCTCAGGGCATCTTGTATGTGGCTCGCACAACCGGTCGTGCTCGTTTCGCGGCGTCCGATCTCGAGATGGCGGCAGACTTCGCCGGTCAGGCGAGTCTCGCGGTGGAGCTGACGGCAGCCCGAGTCGATCGCCAACGCATGGTGCTGCTCGAGGAACGAGGACGCATCGCGCGGGATCTGCACGATCACGTCATCCAGCAGCTGTTCGCAACGGGTCTCGACCTTCAGAACGTGGCTGAATCGATTGCGCCGTCATCCGTCTCGGACCACATCACCCACTCGGTGAGCAATCTGGATGCCGCCATCTCACAGATCCGGACCGTCATCTACGCCCTCACGCCTCCGGACCACGACCGGCACGATACGATCCGCAACAGGATCATCGAGCTCGCCGGCAAACTGTCGCCGGGGCTCGCGCGCACCCCGTCGGTCACATTCTTCGGCCCCGTAGACCTCGTCATCACGGCGGACCTCGCGGACGATGTGATCGCTGTGGCCCGTGAGGCCCTGTCGAACGTCATCAAACACGCCGACGCGCAGAACACCTCCGTCTCGCTGTCTGTCAGCGAGGGCTCCGTCTCTCTGGAGATAAGCGATGACGGATGCGGGTCACGCGGCGTGCTGCGGCGCAGCGGCGTCGCGAATCTCGAGCAGCGTGCGCTCCGCCGCGGGGGAGCGTTCACCTTCGATTCAGACGCGACCGGGACGCGTCTGAGATGGAGCGTCCCTTTCGCTCCCGATGATTCGCTGGGTGCATGA
- a CDS encoding glycoside hydrolase family 125 protein, whose protein sequence is MAQTHSAFIHSVVERVSERTDEATAAMFARCFENTLGTTLREMPDGTLFMLTGDIPAMWLRDSSAQLMPYLHFAAEDETISDMIAAVNRRQIEYVLLDPYANAFNAEANGAGHQSDLTDQSPWIWERKYEVDSLCYPVQLAHDLWTTTGRTDHLGDSFARAARVIIDLWRTEQNHETQSPYRFQRFDCPPTDTLVRDGRGSDTAPTGLTWSAFRPSDDACTHGYNIPGNMFAAVELQHIETIATEVLGDADLAASARALRTDIQRGIQQHAVVPSPDHGDVLAYEIDGRGGILLLDDANVPSLLSLPLFGWCQTDDPLYLATRAFILSTSNPTFVSGALPSGTDSSGLGSPHTPAGHVWPIGLCIEALTTDDPAEKDRIRRLLLETDAGTGLMHESFLATDPEVYTRPWFSWANAMFCELVLDITGLRTLKRTPLTEAPATEAPLTEARSA, encoded by the coding sequence GTGGCTCAGACCCATTCGGCTTTCATCCACTCCGTCGTGGAGCGCGTCAGCGAACGCACAGACGAGGCGACCGCCGCGATGTTCGCGCGGTGCTTCGAGAACACACTCGGCACGACGCTCCGCGAGATGCCCGACGGAACGCTGTTCATGCTCACGGGTGACATCCCCGCGATGTGGCTGCGCGACTCCTCCGCCCAGCTCATGCCCTACCTGCACTTCGCCGCCGAAGACGAGACGATCAGCGACATGATCGCCGCCGTCAACCGTCGGCAGATCGAGTACGTCCTCCTCGACCCGTACGCGAACGCGTTCAACGCCGAGGCGAACGGCGCCGGACACCAGAGCGACCTCACCGACCAGTCGCCGTGGATCTGGGAGCGCAAGTACGAGGTCGACTCCCTCTGCTACCCGGTGCAGCTCGCGCACGACCTGTGGACCACGACCGGACGCACCGACCACCTCGGCGACTCCTTCGCACGCGCAGCCCGGGTGATCATCGATCTCTGGCGCACCGAGCAGAACCACGAGACCCAGTCGCCCTACCGGTTCCAGCGCTTCGACTGCCCGCCCACCGACACCCTCGTGCGCGACGGCCGCGGCAGCGATACCGCCCCGACCGGCCTCACCTGGTCGGCCTTCCGCCCCAGCGACGACGCCTGCACCCACGGCTACAACATCCCCGGCAACATGTTCGCCGCCGTCGAGCTCCAGCACATCGAGACCATAGCCACCGAGGTCCTCGGCGACGCCGACCTCGCGGCGAGCGCGCGTGCCCTTCGCACCGACATCCAACGAGGCATCCAGCAGCACGCGGTCGTCCCCAGCCCCGATCACGGAGACGTCCTCGCCTACGAGATCGACGGGCGCGGCGGCATCCTGCTGCTCGACGACGCGAACGTGCCCAGCCTCCTCTCCCTGCCGCTGTTCGGCTGGTGCCAGACCGACGACCCGCTGTATCTCGCGACCCGCGCCTTCATCCTCAGCACGTCGAACCCCACCTTCGTGTCAGGCGCGCTCCCCTCGGGAACCGACTCCAGCGGCCTCGGCAGTCCCCACACACCCGCCGGTCATGTCTGGCCGATCGGCCTCTGCATCGAAGCCCTCACCACCGACGACCCGGCTGAGAAGGATCGCATCCGTCGCCTGCTGCTGGAGACGGATGCCGGCACCGGCCTCATGCATGAATCGTTCCTCGCGACCGACCCCGAGGTCTACACGCGCCCCTGGTTCTCGTGGGCGAACGCGATGTTCTGCGAGTTGGTGCTCGACATCACCGGCCTCCGCACGCTGAAGCGGACTCCCCTCACGGAAGCGCCCGCCACGGAAGCGCCTCTCACGGAAGCGCGCAGCGCATGA
- a CDS encoding carbohydrate ABC transporter permease yields the protein MSAPTLTPPASAPEAATTKPAPRRPRKSRNPSARQMTWNAWLFLLVPVTLFVVFMALPIVMALVISFTDYAIVGDFEWLGIDNYLAIAVDPFFWVALRNTAYYTLLYVPAGLLVALGTALLLNRRHRAVRLFRTFFYIPVVASTVATATIWFWMLNPQNGLLNVVLGWFGIDGPAWLYESQWAMIAIVMMSVWAGFGANMIIFLGGLQGVPNDLYEAARLDGANAWQQFRYVTLPSLTRTTFLVSTLLIIGAFQVFDQAYVLTKGGPGNSTVTMVYYIYNKGFGALEMGYASALSFVLFLIILVFSLLNARLTNRNNS from the coding sequence ATGAGCGCCCCGACCCTCACGCCCCCGGCATCCGCCCCCGAAGCCGCGACGACGAAACCGGCACCGCGCCGCCCGCGCAAATCCCGCAACCCCTCGGCGAGGCAGATGACGTGGAACGCCTGGCTGTTCCTGCTCGTACCGGTCACGCTGTTCGTCGTCTTCATGGCCCTGCCGATCGTCATGGCGCTCGTGATCAGCTTCACCGACTACGCCATCGTCGGCGACTTCGAGTGGCTCGGGATCGACAACTACCTCGCGATCGCGGTGGACCCGTTCTTCTGGGTCGCCCTCCGCAACACCGCGTACTACACGCTCCTCTACGTCCCCGCCGGACTCCTCGTCGCCCTCGGCACCGCCCTGTTGCTGAACCGCCGCCACCGCGCCGTCCGCCTCTTCCGGACGTTCTTCTACATCCCCGTCGTCGCCTCCACCGTCGCGACCGCCACCATCTGGTTCTGGATGCTGAACCCGCAGAACGGCCTCCTCAACGTCGTCCTCGGCTGGTTCGGCATCGACGGCCCTGCCTGGCTTTACGAATCGCAGTGGGCGATGATCGCGATCGTCATGATGAGCGTCTGGGCCGGTTTCGGCGCCAACATGATCATCTTCCTCGGCGGACTGCAGGGCGTCCCGAACGACCTCTACGAAGCCGCACGCCTCGACGGCGCGAACGCCTGGCAGCAGTTCCGGTACGTGACGCTGCCCTCGCTCACCCGCACGACGTTCCTGGTCTCGACGCTCCTCATCATCGGAGCGTTCCAGGTGTTCGACCAGGCGTACGTGCTGACCAAGGGCGGCCCCGGAAACTCGACGGTCACGATGGTCTATTACATCTACAACAAAGGCTTCGGCGCCCTCGAGATGGGCTACGCCTCGGCGCTGTCGTTCGTGCTGTTCCTGATCATCCTCGTCTTCTCCCTGCTCAATGCACGGCTCACGAACAGGAACAACAGCTGA
- a CDS encoding glycoside hydrolase family 76 protein, producing the protein MTSTPAQTWSARADTAQHSLDHFFRVGGPQYLANSHPHDRGNTEVFNYWWLAHVIDARTDAWDRSGDPAWRQLAIVARDNIVERNGGQLFNDYFDDMLWFALALERVHQATGEQQYLDEAIAIWDHVIAEGWNDTLGWSLAWRKQQLAYKNTPANGPLVILGVRLSRHDSSRDYLGYAQLAFEWLTANLVSENGFVEDGVNRNEDGAVDTQWRFTYNQGLYIGAAVELFTATDARHYLDRAVQTAMTAVRELSDGTVFPDEGDGGDEGLFKGVFYRYLGELLAVLARLAEDGDDEFTEQRVELERFLRAGTDALWENGVVGGHLRPGNDWSKEPVEWIPYSTMVSAIFAVEQRARLEAREAGAESSATASSAAPAGAVAG; encoded by the coding sequence ATGACCAGCACTCCCGCCCAGACGTGGTCGGCCCGCGCCGACACCGCACAGCACAGCCTCGACCACTTCTTCCGCGTCGGAGGTCCGCAGTACCTCGCCAACAGCCACCCGCATGACCGCGGCAACACCGAGGTCTTCAACTACTGGTGGCTGGCCCACGTGATCGATGCACGCACCGACGCCTGGGACCGCTCCGGCGACCCGGCCTGGCGCCAGCTCGCGATCGTCGCACGCGACAACATCGTGGAACGCAACGGCGGACAGCTCTTCAACGACTACTTCGACGACATGCTGTGGTTCGCGCTCGCCCTCGAACGCGTGCACCAGGCCACCGGCGAGCAGCAGTACCTCGACGAGGCCATCGCGATCTGGGACCACGTCATCGCCGAGGGGTGGAACGACACCCTCGGATGGAGCCTCGCGTGGCGCAAGCAGCAGCTCGCCTACAAGAACACTCCGGCGAACGGTCCGCTGGTCATCCTCGGAGTACGTCTCAGCCGCCACGACTCGTCCCGCGACTACCTCGGTTACGCGCAGCTCGCTTTCGAGTGGCTGACCGCCAACCTCGTCAGTGAGAACGGCTTCGTGGAGGACGGTGTCAACCGCAACGAAGACGGCGCCGTCGACACTCAGTGGCGCTTCACCTACAACCAGGGCCTCTACATCGGCGCGGCGGTCGAGTTGTTCACCGCGACGGATGCTCGGCACTACCTCGATCGTGCCGTGCAGACGGCCATGACCGCCGTGCGGGAGCTGAGCGACGGGACCGTGTTCCCCGACGAGGGCGACGGCGGTGACGAGGGGCTCTTCAAGGGTGTCTTCTACCGCTATCTCGGGGAGTTGCTCGCGGTGCTCGCTCGCCTCGCGGAAGACGGGGACGACGAGTTCACGGAGCAGCGCGTCGAGCTGGAGCGCTTCCTGCGAGCCGGCACGGATGCCCTGTGGGAGAACGGCGTCGTCGGCGGACACCTGCGCCCAGGCAACGACTGGTCGAAGGAGCCTGTCGAGTGGATCCCGTACTCGACCATGGTCAGTGCGATCTTCGCGGTCGAGCAGCGGGCGCGACTCGAGGCGCGGGAGGCCGGTGCCGAGTCGAGTGCGACGGCATCGTCCGCTGCGCCCGCGGGCGCCGTGGCCGGCTGA
- a CDS encoding carbohydrate ABC transporter permease encodes MTNTLSGTRTIETALAAGTAMRLLPPARKKTTRQRVATVAWYIGVVLISIITVAPLVWTISTSLKPATEILSGALNLIPANPTLENYLQVFDEVPFGQYFVNSLVLGIGGALTNIFFGALGGYALAKLKFRGRAAVFAVFLSSLMIPGIITMIPSFLILRSIPFAGGNDALGQGGLGLINTYWAVIIPGAAGAFAVFFMKQFFETLPDELGEAARIDGASEFRIFAIIYFPLAKAGLAVLGIISFQAGWNNFLWPLIVLNSQDMMTVQVGLASFVNNYETAYGPLMAGTVIASLPVLLVFLFAQRYIIEGVAHVGSK; translated from the coding sequence ATGACGAACACACTCAGCGGCACCCGCACCATCGAGACCGCTCTCGCCGCCGGCACCGCCATGCGACTCCTGCCGCCCGCCCGCAAGAAGACGACCCGGCAGCGCGTCGCCACCGTCGCCTGGTACATCGGCGTGGTGCTCATCAGCATCATCACGGTCGCGCCGCTGGTGTGGACGATCTCCACGTCACTCAAGCCGGCGACCGAGATCCTCTCGGGTGCCCTCAACCTGATTCCCGCGAACCCGACCCTGGAGAACTACCTGCAGGTGTTCGACGAGGTGCCGTTCGGACAGTACTTCGTGAACTCCCTCGTGCTGGGCATCGGCGGCGCGCTGACGAACATCTTCTTCGGCGCCCTCGGCGGATACGCGCTGGCGAAGCTGAAGTTCCGCGGACGTGCCGCCGTGTTCGCCGTGTTCCTCTCGTCGCTCATGATCCCCGGCATCATCACGATGATCCCTTCCTTCCTGATCCTGCGATCCATCCCGTTCGCCGGCGGCAACGACGCGCTCGGCCAGGGCGGACTCGGACTCATCAACACCTACTGGGCCGTCATCATCCCGGGGGCCGCCGGCGCATTCGCGGTTTTCTTCATGAAGCAGTTCTTCGAGACGCTGCCCGACGAGCTCGGTGAAGCCGCCCGGATCGACGGCGCGAGCGAGTTCCGCATCTTCGCGATCATCTACTTCCCCCTCGCCAAAGCAGGTCTCGCCGTGCTCGGCATCATCAGCTTCCAGGCGGGCTGGAACAACTTCCTCTGGCCGCTGATCGTGCTCAACAGCCAAGACATGATGACCGTCCAGGTCGGCCTCGCCTCGTTCGTCAACAACTACGAGACCGCGTACGGCCCCCTCATGGCCGGCACCGTGATCGCCAGCCTCCCCGTGCTGCTGGTGTTCCTGTTCGCACAGCGCTACATCATCGAGGGCGTCGCGCACGTCGGCTCGAAGTAA
- the gnd gene encoding phosphogluconate dehydrogenase (NAD(+)-dependent, decarboxylating) produces MQLAMIGLGRMGANIVRRLMRDGHECVVYDVNADAVRTLVDEGAVGAESMADMAAKLQAPRAVWMMVPASLTGKVADEVAAVLEPGDTLIDGGNSNYRDDVRRAAVFRERGIDYVDVGTSGGVFGLERGYCLMVGGPDAAVQRLEPILRTVAPGPGEIERTPGRTGDFAPEEQGYLHCGPSGAGHFVKMVHNGIEYGIMAALAEGLNLLHNADAGVREAQHSAEIAPLEEPEFYQFPIDTSKVAELWRRGSVVSSWLLDLTAAALTDNPTLDGLAGRVSDSGEGRWTVKAAVDVGVPVPVLAASLFERFASRDEDRFANQVLSAMRLQFGGHQELPAGDVLEAGSRRSESGSES; encoded by the coding sequence ATGCAACTGGCGATGATCGGACTCGGACGCATGGGAGCGAACATCGTTCGCCGGCTGATGCGAGACGGCCACGAGTGCGTCGTGTACGACGTGAACGCGGATGCCGTGCGGACTCTGGTGGACGAAGGGGCCGTCGGCGCCGAGAGCATGGCCGACATGGCCGCGAAGCTCCAGGCGCCGCGTGCCGTCTGGATGATGGTGCCCGCATCGCTCACCGGAAAGGTCGCCGACGAGGTCGCTGCGGTGCTCGAACCCGGCGACACCCTCATCGACGGCGGCAACTCGAACTACCGCGACGACGTCCGGCGGGCTGCCGTGTTCCGGGAGCGCGGAATCGACTACGTCGACGTCGGCACCAGTGGCGGCGTCTTCGGGTTGGAGCGAGGGTACTGCCTCATGGTGGGCGGACCGGATGCTGCGGTACAGCGCCTCGAGCCGATTCTCCGCACGGTCGCCCCCGGACCGGGCGAGATCGAACGAACCCCGGGTCGAACCGGGGACTTCGCTCCCGAAGAGCAGGGCTACCTGCACTGCGGGCCGTCCGGGGCCGGACACTTCGTGAAGATGGTGCACAACGGCATCGAGTACGGCATCATGGCGGCGCTCGCCGAGGGGCTGAACCTGCTTCACAACGCGGATGCCGGTGTGCGGGAGGCGCAGCACTCCGCCGAGATCGCTCCGCTCGAGGAGCCGGAGTTCTACCAGTTCCCCATCGACACGTCGAAGGTCGCCGAGCTGTGGCGTCGCGGCTCGGTCGTCTCGTCCTGGCTGCTCGACCTGACCGCCGCCGCGTTGACCGACAACCCCACGCTCGACGGCCTGGCCGGGCGGGTGTCCGATTCGGGCGAGGGTCGGTGGACGGTCAAGGCGGCCGTCGACGTCGGAGTGCCGGTTCCGGTGCTCGCGGCATCCCTGTTCGAGCGCTTCGCGTCGCGTGACGAAGACCGTTTCGCCAACCAGGTGCTGTCGGCCATGCGGCTGCAGTTCGGCGGCCACCAGGAGCTCCCCGCCGGAGACGTGCTGGAAGCGGGCAGCCGCCGGTCGGAGTCGGGCTCCGAGAGCTGA
- a CDS encoding GntR family transcriptional regulator, which yields MLYKRVYESLRDSITQGTYAVGEKLPSEAELSKQFEVSPITVKRALELLRADGMIMRRPRIGTIVTSASPTTAGAVSESDRGPRLIGCVLTSFDDTFGNKVIEGILAAAGADTHVVFKRSGGDLAEEDACIRALIDAGVEGLLLLPSSSEYIPPAALELVPKKFPVVILDRLFDGIPVSAVCSDNAGGGRAATEHLLELGHQTVGFVSSTSHVSSSDDRRGGYIHAHAMNHLPLENRAELRTIGSTVPGSSETTEDDIARLVEFVQQHPDITGYVAAEYNIALMLREACHRIGLAVPTDISIVCFDHPDAFFDTQLFRFTHVRQAQTELGSTSIESVRRQIREPHAIEKVVLPTELVLGSSSAAPRAR from the coding sequence GTGCTCTACAAGCGGGTGTATGAATCGTTGCGCGACTCGATCACGCAGGGGACCTACGCGGTCGGCGAGAAGCTGCCGTCGGAAGCCGAGCTGTCGAAGCAGTTCGAGGTCAGCCCGATCACGGTGAAGCGCGCACTGGAGCTGCTCCGTGCCGACGGAATGATCATGCGTCGGCCCCGCATCGGCACCATCGTGACGAGCGCCTCGCCGACGACAGCGGGCGCGGTATCGGAGTCCGACCGCGGACCGCGCCTCATCGGCTGCGTCCTCACCAGCTTCGACGACACCTTCGGCAACAAGGTCATCGAGGGCATCCTGGCGGCGGCGGGAGCCGACACGCACGTCGTCTTCAAGCGGTCAGGTGGAGACCTCGCCGAGGAAGACGCGTGCATCCGGGCGCTCATCGATGCAGGGGTGGAGGGTCTGCTCCTGCTGCCGAGCTCGTCGGAGTACATTCCGCCGGCGGCGCTCGAACTCGTTCCGAAGAAGTTCCCGGTCGTGATCCTCGACCGCCTCTTCGACGGCATCCCGGTGTCCGCTGTGTGCTCCGACAACGCCGGCGGTGGGCGGGCCGCCACCGAGCACCTTCTCGAACTCGGGCACCAGACGGTCGGATTCGTGAGTTCGACGAGCCACGTCTCCTCCAGCGACGACCGGCGAGGCGGCTACATCCACGCGCACGCGATGAACCATCTGCCGCTGGAGAACCGGGCTGAGCTCCGGACCATCGGCTCGACCGTGCCCGGAAGCTCGGAGACCACCGAAGACGACATCGCGCGTCTGGTCGAGTTCGTGCAGCAGCATCCGGACATCACCGGCTACGTCGCCGCCGAATACAACATAGCGCTGATGCTGCGGGAGGCGTGCCACCGGATCGGGTTGGCGGTGCCGACCGACATCTCGATCGTGTGCTTCGACCATCCGGACGCGTTCTTCGACACACAGCTCTTCCGGTTCACGCACGTGCGCCAGGCGCAGACCGAGCTCGGATCAACCTCGATCGAGTCGGTCCGCCGGCAGATCCGTGAGCCGCACGCGATCGAGAAGGTCGTCCTGCCGACGGAGTTGGTGCTCGGGTCGTCGTCGGCGGCGCCGCGAGCGCGCTAG